The genomic stretch TGAAGATACCTAAATTCATCCCATGTAAAATAGTGAAATAAAACTCATGTTGAGACAAACTAACTAATTTTGTGTTAAAGTGAATAAAATTCATTAATAAAGATTTGTCGAAAGTTTTATGGAAAAGTAAAGATGAGCTTTATCCATTTGTAGATAAATCTCTTTTTTAGGCTTGGCCCATGTTAGAAATTCGTCACCTTAAAACTTTAGTTGCATTACGTGAGCATGGTTCATTAGTTTCGGCAGCTAACGATCTTTGTTTAACACCATCTGCTATTTCCCATCAATTAAAAGAATTAGATCATTGGTACGGGGTGGAAGTAGTTAATCGTCGAAGTAGACCTGTTAGTTTTTCTAATGTTGGACAGCGCTTATTAAAATTGGCTGATGATGTTTTACCACAAATCCAGATTACACATAGTGATATCACACGCATTGTGCATGGACAGACAGGTAGAATTATTTTTTCATCGGAATGCCATAGTTGCTTTGACTGGTTAATGCCTTTATTAAATCAGTATCGCCAGCAATATCCTGACGTCGATTTAGACTTTGCATCAGGTTTTGAAGCCAATCCGCATGAACTCTTACAAAATGCAGAATTTGATTTACTGATTACAGCTGATCCAATTGCGTTAAAAGGAATTGAGTATTTTCCGATTTTTGAATATGAGTCACGGTTAGTCTTATCAAATACTCACCCTTTGGTGCGTGCTGAAAATATTACAGTTCAAGAGTTGGCTGAAGAAGTTTTAATTACTTATCCGGTAGATAAGCACCGTTTAGATATTATGTCTAAACTTTTCATCCCCGCGAATATTCAGCCTAAACAAATACGGACAACCGATTTAACCCAAATGCTTATTCAACTCGTTGCAAGTGGACGAGGTATTGCTGCTTTACCTGATTGGGTTGTAAATGAATATGAACAAAAGGGATGGGTTACTAGTCGTCGTTTAGATTGTGTTTCTCCTACAGGCTTAAGACGAACTTTATATGCAGGTTACCGAACTGAAGAAAAAGAGAAAAGTTATTTTGAAGGATTTTTA from Acinetobacter pittii encodes the following:
- the metR gene encoding LysR family transcriptional regulator translates to MLEIRHLKTLVALREHGSLVSAANDLCLTPSAISHQLKELDHWYGVEVVNRRSRPVSFSNVGQRLLKLADDVLPQIQITHSDITRIVHGQTGRIIFSSECHSCFDWLMPLLNQYRQQYPDVDLDFASGFEANPHELLQNAEFDLLITADPIALKGIEYFPIFEYESRLVLSNTHPLVRAENITVQELAEEVLITYPVDKHRLDIMSKLFIPANIQPKQIRTTDLTQMLIQLVASGRGIAALPDWVVNEYEQKGWVTSRRLDCVSPTGLRRTLYAGYRTEEKEKSYFEGFLKQLEKFSLKRNAYYSG